The Oscillospiraceae bacterium genome contains a region encoding:
- a CDS encoding ribose ABC transporter permease — translation MQKTEAAPRQNTEMRTKLLGLTKDYSSIIAILVMGAVFTVASPYFLTAQNLTNILLQCAALSIAAIGQALIVISGNLDLSLGQCVCFSSVVGAYLMKFVGVNPWVAILCALLVGCCVGLCNGVLVAYIGLPAFIATLGMQMICQSFAKIITNATPIARLPESIAFLGRGYLGPLPICVLIMLALYALMQFVSVKTRFGRNVFAIGGGSEAAYFAGIPTKKYLCATYVVGGALAAVAGVLLMSRLDSVSITNGNQYEFDTLIACVIGGLSTTGGKGKIVGVLFGTIFLIMFFNGMTMLDVDPFYQNAIKGGVLIVAITADVLRNKKRN, via the coding sequence ATGCAAAAAACCGAAGCCGCGCCCCGGCAGAACACCGAGATGCGAACAAAGCTGCTGGGCCTTACCAAGGATTACTCCTCCATCATTGCCATTTTGGTAATGGGGGCGGTGTTCACGGTGGCGTCGCCCTATTTTCTGACCGCGCAGAACCTGACCAATATTTTGCTGCAATGCGCGGCGCTGTCGATCGCGGCCATTGGGCAGGCGCTCATTGTGATCAGCGGAAACCTGGATCTGTCGCTGGGGCAGTGCGTGTGCTTCAGCAGCGTGGTGGGCGCATATTTGATGAAGTTTGTGGGCGTGAACCCGTGGGTGGCAATTCTGTGCGCGCTGCTGGTGGGGTGCTGCGTGGGCCTGTGCAACGGTGTTCTGGTGGCTTATATCGGGCTGCCGGCCTTCATTGCCACGCTGGGCATGCAGATGATCTGCCAGAGCTTCGCAAAAATCATTACCAATGCAACGCCCATTGCACGGCTGCCGGAATCCATTGCCTTTTTGGGGCGGGGTTACCTTGGGCCGCTGCCCATCTGCGTGCTTATTATGCTGGCGCTCTACGCGCTGATGCAGTTTGTTTCGGTAAAAACGCGGTTCGGGCGCAATGTGTTCGCCATTGGCGGCGGCAGCGAGGCGGCCTATTTTGCGGGAATCCCCACCAAAAAATATTTGTGCGCCACATACGTGGTGGGCGGCGCGCTGGCGGCGGTGGCGGGGGTGCTGCTTATGTCGCGGCTGGACTCGGTTTCGATCACCAACGGCAACCAGTATGAATTCGATACGCTGATCGCCTGCGTGATCGGCGGGCTGTCCACCACCGGGGGCAAGGGCAAGATCGTTGGGGTGCTGTTCGGGACCATTTTCCTGATCATGTTCTTTAATGGCATGACCATGCTGGACGTGGACCCTTTCTATCAGAACGCCATCAAGGGCGGGGTGCTGATCGTGGCCATCACCGCGGACGTGCTGCGCAATAAAAAGCGCAACTGA